In one Epinephelus moara isolate mb chromosome 6, YSFRI_EMoa_1.0, whole genome shotgun sequence genomic region, the following are encoded:
- the LOC126391653 gene encoding transmembrane protein 74: MASPELLPADERGKQPDPADVLDRISSALHARKSGGSTGGALPGESGCNPARSCHGRCHSAAPRTAPRKGGAEVKLGHLGEEKVRVCCDEELETSFTYIDENVNLRLASPETSCKSTHRPVRNGEPCSETFPELSFMSEDDLSFGEGPGTSIDYGFISAVTFLVTGISLVIISYAVPRDVVVDRDSVSAREMERLEMESARIGAHLDRCVIAGLCLLTLGGVVLSTLLMISMWKGEMYRRKVIAYSKRSAKLYGSISLKTRSSPSHSSAHLSLEEEIEETLA; encoded by the coding sequence ATGGCTTCTCCGGAGCTGCTTCCTGCAGATGAGAGAGGCAAACAGCCCGATCCTGCCGACGTCCTTGACCGGATTTCCAGCGCGCTGCATGCCCGCAAGTCGGGCGGATCAACAGGAGGAGCGCTCCCAGGGGAGAGCGGCTGTAACCCGGCCCGCAGTTGCCATGGCCGGTGTCATTCAGCAGCACCAAGGACGGCGCCGCGCAAGGGAGGCGCGGAGGTTAAACTCGGTCACCTCGGCGAGGAGAAAGTCCGGGTTTGTTGCGACGAGGAATTAGAGACATCTTTCACCTATATTGATGAGAATGTTAACCTGCGACTGGCTAGTCCGGAGACTAGTTGTAAAAGTACTCACAGACCCGTGCGCAACGGCGAGCCTTGTTCTGAGACTTTCCCGGAGCTTTCCTTCATGTCCGAGGATGATCTCTCCTTCGGGGAGGGCCCCGGGACTTCTATAGACTACGGGTTTATCAGTGCAGTCACGTTCTTAGTGACCGGGATCTCCTTGGTGATCATCTCCTACGCCGTGCCTCGGGATGTGGTGGTGGACCGTGACAGCGTGTCGGCgagggagatggagaggctGGAGATGGAGAGCGCCCGGATAGGTGCCCACCTGGATCGGTGCGTCATAGCGGGACTGTGCCTGCTCACGCTGGGCGGCGTGGTGCTCTCCACGCTGCTCATGATCTCCATGTGGAAGGGGGAGATGTACAGGCGAAAGGTCATCGCTTATTCCAAGCGATCAGCCAAACTGTATGGCTCCATCAGCCTGAAAACCAGATCCAGCCCCAGCCACTCTTCTGCGCACTTGTCCCTGGAGGAGGAAATAGAGGAAACTTTGGCTTAA